From one Catellatospora sp. IY07-71 genomic stretch:
- a CDS encoding glycosyltransferase family 2 protein, with translation MTDLLVTVLLPCLNEAETLATCVDKARRGLAELGVPGEVLVSDNGSTDGSPEIARAHGARVIHAPVRGYGGALMAGIEQARGKYVIMGDADDSYDLGNLGPFVEGLRRGHDVVMGNRFRGGIDPGAMPFLHRYLGNPVLSWLGRRLFGLPRVGDFHCGLRGFDRDRVQALGLRMPGMEFASELVVRAALAGYDIAEVPTRLRRDGRSRPPHLRTWRDGWRHLRFLLVFAPGKTLVAPGLLLGALGLAATAALETSPVSIGSVRFDLSALLYACLAVLVGLQLLLLGGCATVFGQSSGLSDGRPRRALTAFMRLEVLMLVGLVLAGAGLAGTAYAVSSWGAAGFGDLQPERILRIVMPSATAIAAGTVCLFSGLLASLLSKGEQAEPAPRPALVAPRRPGDDAPVDRAPDVHAGREPAGRGR, from the coding sequence CGGCGCGGGCTGGCCGAGCTGGGCGTGCCAGGCGAGGTGCTGGTGTCCGACAACGGCAGCACCGACGGCTCGCCGGAGATCGCCCGCGCGCACGGCGCCCGGGTGATCCACGCCCCGGTCCGCGGCTACGGCGGCGCGCTGATGGCCGGGATCGAGCAGGCCAGGGGCAAGTACGTGATCATGGGGGACGCGGACGACTCGTACGACCTGGGCAACCTCGGGCCGTTCGTCGAGGGCCTGCGGCGGGGCCACGACGTGGTGATGGGCAACCGGTTCCGGGGCGGCATCGACCCGGGCGCGATGCCGTTCCTGCACCGCTACCTGGGCAACCCCGTGCTGAGCTGGCTCGGGCGGCGGCTGTTCGGGCTGCCCCGGGTCGGCGACTTCCACTGCGGGCTGCGCGGCTTCGACCGCGACCGGGTCCAGGCGCTCGGGCTGCGCATGCCCGGCATGGAGTTCGCCTCCGAGCTGGTGGTGCGGGCGGCGCTGGCCGGTTACGACATCGCCGAGGTGCCCACCCGGCTGCGCAGGGACGGCCGCTCTCGCCCGCCGCACCTGCGCACCTGGCGCGACGGCTGGCGGCACCTGCGCTTCCTGCTGGTCTTCGCGCCGGGCAAGACCCTGGTCGCGCCCGGCCTGCTGCTCGGCGCGCTGGGCCTGGCCGCCACCGCCGCGCTGGAGACGAGCCCGGTGTCGATCGGCTCGGTGCGCTTCGACCTGTCCGCGCTGCTCTACGCCTGCCTGGCCGTGCTGGTGGGCCTGCAGCTGCTGCTGCTCGGCGGCTGCGCGACCGTCTTCGGGCAGTCCAGCGGCCTGAGCGACGGGCGGCCCCGGCGGGCGCTGACCGCGTTCATGCGGCTGGAGGTGCTGATGCTGGTGGGGCTGGTGCTGGCCGGGGCGGGCCTGGCCGGCACCGCGTACGCCGTGTCCAGCTGGGGCGCGGCCGGCTTCGGAGACCTGCAACCGGAGCGCATCCTGCGCATCGTCATGCCGTCGGCGACCGCGATCGCGGCGGGCACCGTCTGCCTGTTCTCGGGCCTGCTGGCGAGCCTGCTGAGCAAGGGCGAGCAGGCCGAGCCGGCGCCCCGGCCGGCGCTGGTGGCGCCCCGCCGCCCCGGCGACGACGCGCCCGTGGACCGCGCGCCGGACGTCCACGCAGGGCGGGAGCCCGCCGGTCGCGGCCGGTAG
- a CDS encoding GNAT family N-acetyltransferase yields the protein MTLRIRPGGTREDVAAVARLHTLSRRDAYRDLLTRAELARITVERQRASWTARWAAESGTHRLHLAERDGAVVGFCYLGPADQATEQSPPGTGMLNAIHVHPDAVGSGVGLALMRTCLAGFAELGHALALLYVVRGNDRARRFYERGGWAADGVERTTDIGAATVPVLRYARPIP from the coding sequence ATGACCCTGCGCATCCGGCCCGGCGGCACCCGCGAGGACGTCGCCGCCGTCGCCCGCCTGCACACGCTCAGCCGCCGGGACGCGTATCGCGACCTGCTCACGCGCGCCGAGCTGGCCCGGATCACGGTCGAGCGGCAGCGGGCGAGCTGGACGGCGCGGTGGGCGGCCGAGTCCGGCACGCACCGCCTGCACCTGGCCGAACGCGACGGCGCCGTGGTGGGCTTCTGCTACCTCGGCCCCGCCGACCAGGCCACGGAGCAGTCGCCGCCGGGCACCGGCATGCTCAACGCGATCCACGTCCACCCGGACGCCGTCGGCAGCGGGGTCGGCCTGGCCCTGATGCGGACCTGCCTGGCCGGGTTCGCCGAGCTGGGCCACGCCCTGGCTCTGCTGTACGTGGTCCGCGGCAACGACCGGGCGCGCCGCTTCTACGAGCGCGGCGGCTGGGCCGCCGACGGGGTGGAGCGGACGACCGACATCGGCGCGGCCACCGTGCCGGTGCTCCGCTACGCCCGCCCCATCCCCTGA
- a CDS encoding ribonuclease Z, with protein sequence MSRELIVLGTASQVPTRQRAHNGYLLRWDDQGFLFDPGEGCQRQLLLAGAAASDITRICVTHFHGDHCLGLPGIVQRLSLDRVPHEVPVHFPGSGAEFLARLRHASHFHDQAHLAECPVDGDGVIATGPFGTLTARRLNHPVESYGYRLAEPDGRRMLPEHLAELGVRGPDVGLLQRAGSVVANGRLVALDEVSAPRPGQVFAFVMDTGWCEAAIRLAEGADLLVIESTFLESEAALAAEAGHLTAAQAARIATEAGVRKLVLTHFSQRHPDASVFGEEAAAHFGGEIVVAEELARVAVPPRRE encoded by the coding sequence ATGAGCCGGGAGCTGATCGTGCTCGGCACCGCCAGCCAGGTGCCCACCCGCCAGCGCGCCCACAACGGCTACCTGCTGCGCTGGGACGACCAGGGCTTCCTGTTCGACCCGGGCGAGGGCTGCCAGCGGCAGCTGCTGCTGGCCGGGGCCGCCGCGAGCGACATCACCCGGATCTGCGTCACCCACTTCCACGGTGACCACTGCCTCGGCCTGCCCGGCATCGTGCAGCGGCTGTCGCTGGACCGGGTGCCGCACGAGGTGCCGGTGCACTTCCCGGGCTCCGGCGCGGAGTTCCTCGCCCGGCTGCGCCACGCGAGCCACTTCCACGACCAGGCGCACCTGGCCGAGTGCCCGGTGGACGGCGACGGCGTCATCGCGACCGGGCCGTTCGGCACGCTCACCGCGCGGCGGCTGAACCACCCCGTCGAGTCGTACGGCTACCGCCTGGCCGAGCCGGACGGCCGCCGCATGCTGCCCGAGCACCTCGCCGAGCTGGGTGTACGCGGGCCGGACGTGGGCCTGCTGCAGCGCGCCGGCTCGGTGGTGGCGAACGGGCGGCTGGTCGCCCTGGACGAGGTCAGCGCGCCGCGGCCGGGGCAGGTGTTCGCGTTCGTCATGGACACCGGCTGGTGCGAGGCCGCGATCCGGCTCGCCGAAGGCGCGGACCTGCTGGTCATCGAGTCGACGTTCCTGGAGTCGGAGGCCGCGCTGGCCGCCGAGGCGGGTCACCTCACCGCGGCCCAGGCCGCCCGGATCGCGACCGAGGCGGGCGTACGCAAGCTGGTGCTCACCCACTTCTCGCAGCGCCACCCGGACGCCTCGGTGTTCGGCGAGGAGGCGGCGGCCCACTTCGGCGGCGAGATCGTGGTCGCCGAGGAGCTGGCCCGCGTCGCGGTGCCGCCGCGGCGGGAGTGA
- a CDS encoding collagen-binding domain-containing protein produces the protein MRGPFGVLVALLLVGLTAAPAGAAAPSPAPWDAARSAALAACPATVELYDTEGRPLARPLPRGTRLLVDIVAGRPNVLVLGAHDLNRTVELVLSTPATETSPLLINVETSLLDDRFTWFVPRVRSIGGGLPGELMWHFPTAERVLLLGPRPPGVIFAPGADVRIAPSPPPSPSPVPPSPSPVPSPAVSASPPVGGTAPGLPGGLPPGWTPAAFAPRSDRAPDAARTGTPHHAVLVAHLAVAPAPAARFPVELSCGSSPSPSAVPSPSASLPAEPSAQAPGGAVPGPAASPTPETVSAHLAALASRPVTWFGVALLLAGLALVVWITAGRRAFRRNY, from the coding sequence ATGCGCGGGCCGTTCGGTGTGCTGGTCGCCCTGCTGCTGGTGGGGCTGACCGCCGCGCCGGCCGGTGCCGCCGCGCCGAGCCCCGCCCCGTGGGACGCCGCGCGGTCAGCCGCGCTGGCCGCCTGCCCCGCCACGGTCGAGCTGTACGACACCGAGGGCCGCCCGCTGGCCCGGCCGCTGCCGCGCGGCACCCGGCTGCTCGTCGACATCGTGGCCGGTCGGCCTAACGTGCTGGTCCTCGGCGCGCACGACCTCAACCGCACGGTGGAGCTGGTGCTGAGCACACCCGCCACCGAGACCTCACCGTTGCTGATCAACGTGGAAACGAGCCTGCTCGACGACCGGTTCACCTGGTTCGTGCCGCGGGTGCGCAGCATCGGCGGCGGCCTGCCCGGCGAGCTGATGTGGCACTTCCCGACCGCCGAGCGGGTGCTGCTGCTCGGCCCCCGGCCGCCGGGCGTCATCTTCGCGCCGGGGGCCGACGTGCGCATCGCGCCCAGCCCGCCGCCGAGCCCGTCACCGGTGCCGCCGTCTCCGTCGCCCGTGCCGAGCCCGGCCGTGTCCGCGTCGCCGCCGGTCGGCGGCACGGCCCCCGGGCTGCCGGGCGGGCTGCCACCGGGATGGACACCGGCGGCCTTCGCGCCGCGGTCGGATCGGGCCCCAGATGCCGCCCGCACCGGTACGCCGCACCACGCCGTCCTGGTGGCGCACCTGGCGGTCGCGCCCGCGCCGGCCGCCCGGTTCCCGGTCGAGCTGAGCTGCGGCTCGTCCCCGTCCCCATCCGCCGTGCCGAGCCCATCGGCGAGCCTGCCCGCCGAACCGTCGGCGCAGGCGCCGGGCGGGGCCGTTCCAGGCCCGGCGGCGAGCCCCACGCCGGAGACGGTGAGCGCTCATCTGGCCGCGCTGGCGTCACGCCCAGTGACGTGGTTCGGGGTGGCGCTGCTGCTGGCCGGGCTCGCCCTGGTGGTATGGATAACCGCAGGCCGTAGGGCCTTTCGCCGCAATTATTAG
- a CDS encoding cystathionine beta-synthase has translation MRYYENVVELIGNTPLVKLRNVTDPAGPTVLAKVEYLNPGGSVKDRIALRMVEAAERDGLLKQGGTIVEPTSGNTGVGLALVAQLKGYKCVFVCPDKVSEDKQNVLRAYGAEVVVCPTAVAPEDPRSYYNVSDRLAREIPGAWKPNQYSNPNNPLSHYEQTGPELWEQTDGRITHFVAGVGTGGTISGIGRYLKEVSQGRVKIIGADPEGSVYSGGTGRPYLVEGVGEDFWPETYDRTVCDEIIEVTDKESFAMTRRLAREEGLLVGGSCGMAAVAALKVAQRAEPGDVVVVLLPDGGRGYLSKLFNDDWMARYGFLRTDEHGATVGDILNAKASHKGLPELIHVHPTETVRDAIDIMREYGVSQLPVLKAEPPVVTGEVAGAVAEKDLLDALFTGAAALHDPLDRHIGPALPMIGGGQPVSEIVALLEKADAAMVLIDGKPRGVLTRQDLLAQLG, from the coding sequence GTGCGCTACTACGAGAACGTCGTCGAGCTGATCGGTAACACCCCGCTGGTCAAGCTCAGGAATGTCACCGACCCGGCCGGTCCCACCGTGCTTGCCAAGGTCGAGTACCTGAACCCGGGCGGCTCGGTCAAGGACCGGATCGCCCTGCGCATGGTCGAGGCGGCCGAGCGCGACGGGCTGCTCAAGCAGGGCGGCACCATCGTCGAGCCGACCAGCGGCAACACGGGTGTCGGCCTGGCCCTGGTGGCCCAGCTGAAGGGGTACAAGTGCGTCTTCGTCTGCCCTGACAAGGTCAGCGAGGACAAGCAGAACGTGCTGCGGGCGTACGGCGCCGAGGTCGTGGTCTGCCCGACCGCGGTCGCCCCGGAGGACCCGCGCTCCTACTACAACGTCTCCGACCGGCTGGCGCGGGAGATCCCGGGCGCCTGGAAGCCGAACCAGTACTCGAACCCGAACAACCCGCTCTCGCACTACGAGCAGACGGGTCCGGAGCTGTGGGAGCAGACCGACGGCCGGATCACCCACTTCGTGGCGGGCGTCGGCACCGGCGGCACCATCAGCGGCATCGGCCGCTACCTCAAGGAGGTCTCCCAGGGCCGCGTGAAGATCATCGGCGCGGACCCGGAGGGCTCCGTGTACTCGGGCGGCACCGGCCGGCCGTACCTGGTCGAGGGCGTCGGCGAGGACTTCTGGCCGGAGACGTACGACCGCACCGTCTGCGACGAGATCATCGAGGTCACCGACAAGGAGTCCTTCGCGATGACCCGGCGGCTGGCCCGCGAGGAGGGCCTGCTGGTCGGCGGCTCCTGCGGGATGGCCGCGGTGGCGGCGCTGAAGGTGGCGCAGCGGGCCGAGCCGGGCGACGTGGTCGTCGTGCTGCTGCCCGACGGCGGCCGGGGTTACCTCTCCAAGCTCTTCAACGACGACTGGATGGCCCGCTACGGCTTCCTGCGCACCGACGAGCACGGCGCGACGGTCGGCGACATCCTCAACGCCAAGGCCAGCCACAAGGGCCTGCCCGAGCTGATCCACGTGCACCCCACCGAGACGGTCCGCGACGCCATCGACATCATGCGCGAGTACGGCGTCTCGCAGCTGCCCGTGCTCAAGGCCGAGCCCCCGGTGGTGACCGGTGAGGTGGCCGGCGCGGTGGCGGAGAAGGACCTGCTGGACGCGCTGTTCACCGGGGCGGCCGCGCTGCACGACCCGCTGGACCGGCACATCGGCCCGGCGCTGCCCATGATCGGCGGCGGGCAGCCCGTGTCGGAGATCGTGGCCCTGCTGGAGAAGGCGGACGCCGCGATGGTGCTCATCGACGGCAAGCCGCGGGGCGTCCTCACCCGCCAGGACCTGCTCGCCCAGCTCGGCTGA
- a CDS encoding YkvA family protein, with product MGRTLRRTAAFTALWKALITGSGNDTSFVQRLSAMPRMVGNTLRGKYDGLGRLLMISAATAYVMSPVDLVPEAFFLLFGLADDVIIVSWIAGALLSETDRYLMWENGGKAPVSGTVLDGEVV from the coding sequence ATGGGACGCACATTGCGTCGGACCGCGGCGTTCACGGCGCTCTGGAAAGCGCTGATCACGGGCAGCGGCAACGACACGAGCTTCGTGCAGCGGCTCTCCGCGATGCCGCGGATGGTCGGCAACACGCTGCGCGGCAAGTACGACGGCCTGGGCCGCCTCCTGATGATCTCGGCGGCCACGGCGTACGTGATGTCGCCGGTCGACCTGGTGCCGGAGGCGTTCTTCCTGCTGTTCGGGCTCGCCGACGATGTGATCATCGTGAGCTGGATCGCGGGGGCGCTGCTCAGCGAGACAGATCGCTACCTCATGTGGGAGAACGGCGGAAAGGCCCCGGTGAGCGGCACGGTCCTCGACGGCGAGGTCGTTTAA
- a CDS encoding SGNH/GDSL hydrolase family protein: MSERTAAGTTAARRSGRDLARLAVYGGGALTALGLAGLGVLLGQVEAARRTIPIAQAPPPRSDGLYGSRYGGHPLRMVMLGDSSAAGFGALRARQTPAALIATGLSRRLARPIRLTSLAVVGATSSMLVHQVDEALEVEPELAVILIGINDITHRAGQAASVRHLADSVRRLRQAGVTVVVGTCPDLGAVQPIRPPLRWIARSWSRQLAAAQTVAVVEAGGRTVSLGELLGPTFSAQPHRLFARDRFHPSAEGYALAASVLLPTVVAAVRSPAGPQRVEAGPQTAADGVRSLPQAAVEAARHAGTEVSGVRVDGRDRGPAGRWAQLRRRMWEVVRQAEAPAPPGTMNPANVVEQA; the protein is encoded by the coding sequence ATGAGCGAGCGTACTGCGGCGGGGACCACGGCGGCACGTCGTAGCGGCAGGGACCTGGCCAGGCTGGCCGTGTACGGCGGCGGCGCGCTGACCGCGCTGGGCCTGGCCGGGCTCGGCGTGCTGCTGGGCCAGGTCGAGGCGGCCCGGCGCACCATCCCCATCGCCCAGGCCCCGCCGCCGCGCTCCGACGGCCTCTACGGCAGCCGATACGGCGGGCATCCGCTGCGCATGGTCATGCTCGGCGACTCCTCCGCCGCCGGGTTCGGCGCGCTGCGCGCCCGGCAGACCCCCGCCGCGCTGATCGCCACCGGCCTGTCCCGCCGCCTGGCGCGGCCGATCCGGCTGACCAGCCTTGCCGTCGTCGGCGCCACCTCCAGCATGCTGGTGCACCAGGTGGACGAGGCGCTGGAGGTCGAGCCCGAGCTGGCGGTGATCCTGATCGGAATCAACGACATCACCCACCGGGCCGGGCAGGCCGCCTCGGTGCGCCACCTGGCCGACTCGGTGCGCCGGCTGCGCCAGGCAGGCGTCACCGTCGTGGTCGGCACCTGCCCCGACCTGGGCGCGGTGCAGCCGATCCGGCCTCCGCTGCGCTGGATCGCCCGCAGCTGGAGCCGCCAGCTCGCCGCCGCGCAGACCGTCGCCGTGGTCGAGGCGGGCGGGCGCACCGTGTCGCTCGGCGAGCTGCTCGGGCCCACCTTCTCGGCCCAGCCGCACCGCCTCTTCGCCCGCGACCGGTTCCACCCGTCCGCCGAGGGGTACGCCCTGGCCGCGTCCGTGCTGCTGCCCACCGTGGTGGCCGCGGTGCGCAGCCCGGCGGGCCCGCAGCGGGTGGAAGCGGGCCCACAGACGGCCGCGGACGGGGTACGGTCGCTGCCACAGGCCGCGGTCGAGGCGGCACGCCACGCCGGCACCGAGGTGAGCGGCGTACGCGTGGACGGCCGCGATCGCGGTCCGGCCGGCCGGTGGGCGCAGCTGCGCCGCCGGATGTGGGAGGTGGTCCGCCAGGCCGAGGCCCCCGCCCCGCCCGGCACCATGAACCCGGCGAACGTAGTGGAGCAGGCATGA
- a CDS encoding SGNH/GDSL hydrolase family protein, protein MTSMARKIGKAAAITLVAGTVGGAALLAAEAVLARSRRYAKPELGLALRTTIGADTAPPLRLVMLGDSAALGVGVDRVADTVGGQLAALLSGGDAAQGRAVALSSVGVAGSRSSDLATQVARCLLGDRPDVAVILVGGNDAITLRRPSDAAAYLGAAVRRLREAGVEVVVGTCPDLGATRAIAPPLRQVVGFLGRRVARAQVRAVHSAGGAVVDLAAETGAVFRADPNTLSPDRYHPSADGYRVWAYALLPAVAHAAGVSPRLP, encoded by the coding sequence ATGACCTCTATGGCGCGGAAGATCGGCAAGGCGGCGGCGATCACGCTGGTCGCCGGCACCGTCGGTGGGGCCGCCCTGCTCGCGGCGGAGGCCGTGCTGGCCCGCAGCCGCCGCTACGCGAAGCCCGAGCTGGGGCTCGCCCTGCGCACCACGATCGGCGCGGACACCGCTCCCCCGCTGCGGCTGGTCATGCTCGGCGACTCGGCCGCCCTCGGCGTCGGCGTGGACCGGGTCGCCGACACGGTCGGCGGGCAGCTCGCCGCGCTGCTGTCCGGCGGCGACGCCGCGCAGGGCCGGGCGGTGGCCCTGTCCAGCGTGGGCGTGGCCGGCTCCCGCTCCTCGGACCTGGCCACGCAGGTGGCCCGCTGCCTGCTGGGCGACCGGCCGGACGTGGCCGTGATCCTGGTCGGCGGCAACGACGCGATCACGCTGCGCCGCCCGTCGGACGCCGCGGCCTACCTGGGCGCCGCGGTGCGCCGGCTGCGCGAGGCAGGGGTCGAGGTCGTCGTGGGCACCTGCCCGGACCTGGGCGCGACCCGCGCCATCGCCCCGCCGCTGCGGCAGGTCGTCGGCTTCCTGGGCCGCCGGGTGGCCCGCGCCCAGGTGCGCGCGGTGCACTCCGCGGGTGGCGCGGTGGTCGACCTGGCTGCCGAGACGGGCGCCGTGTTCCGCGCCGACCCGAACACCCTCTCCCCCGACCGCTACCACCCGTCCGCCGACGGCTACCGCGTCTGGGCGTACGCCCTCCTCCCCGCCGTCGCCCACGCCGCCGGCGTAAGCCCCCGCCTCCCCTGA
- a CDS encoding acetyl-CoA C-acetyltransferase, whose protein sequence is MSDAVIVATARSPIGRAGKGSLKDLRADDLTAAIVRAALDKVPALDPAEIDDLYLGCGLPGGEQGFNMGKVVSTLLGLDSLPAATITRYCASSLQTTRMAFHAIKAGEGDVFISAGVEMVSRYARGNSDWLPPDAAAAVGGSWNNPRFDAAQARSAQRASENTPVWTDPREAGELPDIYLTMGQTAENLAQVHGVTREDMDAFGVRSQNLAEQAIKDGFWAREITPVTLPDGTVVSTDDGPRPGITLEGTATLKPVFRPDGRITAGNCCPLNDGAAAVVVMSDTRARELGLTPLARIISTGVTAMSPEIMGIGPVEATRQALKRAGMGIGDIDLAEINEAFAAQVIPSYRELGLPLEKVNVMGGAIAVGHPFGMTGARITGTLINNLQWHDKSIGLETMCVGGGQGMAMIIERLS, encoded by the coding sequence ATGTCTGATGCTGTCATCGTCGCCACCGCCCGCTCGCCCATCGGCCGGGCCGGCAAGGGCTCTCTGAAGGACCTGCGCGCGGACGATCTCACCGCCGCCATCGTGCGGGCCGCCCTGGACAAGGTGCCCGCCCTCGACCCGGCCGAGATCGACGACCTCTACCTGGGCTGCGGCCTGCCCGGCGGCGAGCAGGGCTTCAACATGGGCAAGGTGGTCTCCACCCTGCTCGGGCTGGACTCGCTGCCGGCCGCCACGATCACCCGCTACTGTGCGTCGTCGCTGCAGACCACCCGGATGGCGTTCCACGCGATCAAGGCGGGCGAGGGCGACGTGTTCATCTCCGCCGGTGTCGAGATGGTGTCCCGGTACGCCCGCGGCAACTCCGACTGGCTGCCCCCGGACGCGGCCGCCGCCGTGGGCGGCAGCTGGAACAACCCGCGCTTCGACGCCGCGCAGGCCCGCTCGGCGCAGCGCGCCAGTGAGAACACCCCGGTCTGGACCGACCCGCGCGAGGCCGGCGAGCTGCCCGACATCTACCTGACCATGGGCCAGACCGCCGAGAACCTGGCCCAGGTGCACGGCGTGACCCGCGAGGACATGGACGCGTTCGGCGTACGGTCGCAGAACCTGGCCGAGCAGGCGATCAAGGACGGCTTCTGGGCCCGCGAGATCACCCCGGTGACGCTGCCCGACGGCACCGTGGTCAGCACCGACGACGGCCCGCGCCCCGGCATCACGCTGGAGGGCACCGCCACGCTCAAGCCGGTGTTCCGCCCCGACGGCCGGATCACGGCAGGCAACTGCTGCCCGCTGAACGACGGCGCCGCCGCCGTGGTCGTCATGAGCGACACTCGCGCCCGGGAGCTGGGCCTCACCCCGCTGGCCCGGATCATCTCCACCGGCGTGACCGCGATGAGCCCCGAGATCATGGGCATCGGCCCGGTCGAGGCCACCCGCCAGGCGCTCAAGCGGGCCGGGATGGGCATCGGCGACATCGACCTCGCGGAGATCAACGAAGCGTTCGCGGCGCAGGTCATCCCGTCCTACCGCGAGCTGGGCCTGCCGCTGGAGAAGGTCAACGTGATGGGCGGCGCGATCGCGGTCGGCCACCCGTTCGGCATGACCGGCGCCCGCATCACCGGCACGCTCATCAACAACCTGCAGTGGCACGACAAGAGCATCGGCCTGGAGACGATGTGCGTCGGCGGCGGCCAGGGCATGGCGATGATCATCGAGCGCCTGAGCTGA
- a CDS encoding Bax inhibitor-1/YccA family protein produces MKSSNPVLGRISAAAAQQPRYTVPGQGAPAGYPQADGQGYGYPEVVQSGQADRMTVDDVVVKTVSLLAITALFAAISWAVVPLEVIKPVWYGSMFLGVIVGLAISFAQITNAAVIIGYAVIEGIFLGVVSKVYDYLFDGIVLQAVIATLGVFLTMAVLYKAKIIRATPKFMRVVIGIAAGLGVVMLVNLVLYFFTGVVSPLRDGSPIAIGFSLVCIVVAALMFVVNFKQIEDGIAAGLPRKYGWLGAFGILVELVWMYLEFLRLLSYFSED; encoded by the coding sequence GTGAAGAGTTCGAACCCGGTGCTCGGCCGCATCAGCGCGGCGGCTGCTCAGCAGCCGCGGTATACCGTGCCGGGCCAGGGCGCCCCGGCGGGCTACCCGCAGGCTGACGGCCAGGGCTACGGCTACCCCGAGGTGGTCCAGTCCGGACAGGCCGACCGGATGACCGTCGACGACGTCGTCGTCAAGACGGTGTCCCTGCTCGCGATCACCGCGCTGTTCGCGGCGATCTCGTGGGCCGTGGTGCCGCTGGAGGTCATCAAGCCGGTCTGGTACGGCTCGATGTTCCTGGGCGTGATCGTCGGTCTGGCGATCTCGTTCGCGCAGATCACGAACGCCGCCGTGATCATCGGTTACGCCGTGATCGAGGGCATCTTCCTCGGTGTGGTGAGCAAGGTCTACGACTACCTGTTCGACGGCATCGTGCTGCAGGCGGTCATCGCGACGCTCGGCGTGTTCCTCACCATGGCCGTGCTGTACAAGGCGAAGATCATCCGGGCGACGCCGAAGTTCATGCGGGTCGTCATCGGCATCGCCGCCGGCCTCGGCGTCGTGATGCTGGTGAACCTGGTGCTCTACTTCTTCACCGGCGTGGTCAGCCCGCTGCGGGACGGCAGCCCCATCGCGATCGGCTTCAGCCTGGTCTGCATCGTGGTCGCGGCGCTGATGTTCGTGGTCAACTTCAAGCAGATCGAGGACGGCATCGCCGCCGGCCTGCCGCGCAAGTACGGCTGGCTGGGCGCGTTCGGCATCCTCGTCGAGCTGGTCTGGATGTACCTGGAGTTCCTGCGCCTGCTGTCGTACTTCTCGGAGGACTGA
- a CDS encoding GNAT family N-acetyltransferase → MTITVDRLTGDDWQTLRELRLNALQEAPYAFGSTFERERDRAEQEWRARLDSPASASFAALLDGVPAGLAGGYLPEGGQDAVELVSMWVSPAARGRRIAEQLVDAVAGWARDLGRAEVVLEVAAGNDTARRVYERCGFMPCAEVPHTPGGTRMRRPSR, encoded by the coding sequence ATGACGATCACGGTGGACCGGCTGACCGGCGACGACTGGCAGACACTACGTGAGCTGCGGCTCAACGCGTTGCAGGAGGCGCCGTACGCGTTCGGCTCGACGTTCGAGCGCGAGCGGGACCGGGCCGAGCAGGAGTGGCGGGCCCGGCTGGACAGCCCGGCGTCGGCGAGCTTCGCGGCACTGCTCGACGGCGTGCCGGCGGGCCTGGCGGGAGGTTATCTGCCGGAGGGCGGGCAGGACGCCGTCGAGCTGGTCTCCATGTGGGTGTCCCCGGCGGCGCGCGGGCGGCGGATCGCCGAGCAGCTCGTCGACGCGGTGGCCGGCTGGGCTCGTGACCTGGGCCGGGCCGAGGTGGTGCTGGAGGTCGCCGCGGGCAACGACACCGCGAGGCGGGTGTACGAGCGCTGCGGGTTCATGCCCTGCGCCGAGGTGCCCCACACGCCCGGCGGCACGCGTATGCGGCGGCCGTCGCGTTGA